The sequence below is a genomic window from Bacteroidales bacterium.
GATTGTATCACGAAAAATGTATAAAACTTTATTAATAAAATTATCTTACAATGAGCTGTTTATTAATTGCATTGATATTTGATCAATCCAACCTGTTTTGGTTCTTAGCCATTGGTGTTTACGACCGCAAGAAACAAATCCGAGCGACTCAAATAGTTTGATACTAGGTTCATTATCAGCTGGGATTGTACAATAAAGTTGTTTAAGTAGTAATATGTCAAAAGAGTAGCGTACCAACAGTTTAAGAGCTTCTGAAGCGTAGCCTTTTCTACGATTTTCATCGGCAGCAATTAAGATTCCTACTCCTGCACGTTGATGCTGTGGGTCAAAATCATACAAATCAATAGAACCTACAGTTATTGCTTGATTGTCATTAGTTTCTATCATTAAGCGGAGCTGTCGCATTGCAAAAATATCTCTATTTGCTGTTTTAACATATCGAATTATCTCATCTTTGCTAAATGGAGCTAATGTAGTGCTAATAAGCCAAACTTCTGTATTGTTCTCCCACTCAAAAATAATTTCAGCATCTTCAGGTTCTACTGCTCGCAAACGTATTGAATTACCTGTTAATGAAATGCTCATATAAAAACTATTTTGTTATAATTAAAATTGCTGTGCTACTGAATCCCAATATTTTCAGCTGTTTTT
It includes:
- a CDS encoding GNAT family N-acetyltransferase, producing the protein MSISLTGNSIRLRAVEPEDAEIIFEWENNTEVWLISTTLAPFSKDEIIRYVKTANRDIFAMRQLRLMIETNDNQAITVGSIDLYDFDPQHQRAGVGILIAADENRRKGYASEALKLLVRYSFDILLLKQLYCTIPADNEPSIKLFESLGFVSCGRKHQWLRTKTGWIDQISMQLINSSL